The region GATACCCCAGGCCTGCGCCTCCTTAGAGGACACAAAGTGGCCGCCCAGCTAGGCACAGAGGAAGAGCACTACTGATCTTGCTGTCCACACCTCCGTCAGAGCCAGAGTGGCAGTAAAGATTCATCCCTAAATAAAAGAAGTACCTGCTGCACACGTTGTGAGTTCAGTCCCAGTGGCCCTCGCATGCCTGCCTTCAGTGACACGCATCCCTGTGGCACAgatggaaggatcctgtctctaGATCTCCCTCTGGCTGCTATGCTGTTGACAGTCACGAGGTCATAGCTACGTTGTGAACACACATGGTTAGTTCATACCCAAGGACCCCTGCCTACCCCTGTGCAATGGCTTTGCCACTTGATCCCAGAAAGGGGAGAGCACAGTGCCCAGCCCAACTGCAGCATTGCTATTTCCCATCTGTGGGTGGGTGACTGGCAGCTGGGATTTAAGCCCAGGCAAATTAGCCCCAAATCCAGCTGTCAGCCCGTGTACTCAACATACACACAGGCCTGAGCCCAGAGAGCCAGAGGTCAAGAGTGGGCCTCTCTTACCCTGTTGGCTCTGACTCCAGACCATTGCACTCCAGTCTCCCTGGGATGTCTCTGTCCTTGAGAGCAGGCTGTTCAGGCAAAGCTAACGGTCTCAGACTTGAATCTGGCTCCCCAAAACAGCTCCCTTGTCACCTTGCCTTGGTTTCCCCGCTGAGAGCCAGTTTTATTCAGACAGGTTTAAAGTTGAAGGTACACATTCTCCCGGCTTCAACATTCACACTAAAAACCCGTCTCCACGCAGTTTACTGCTTTCCAGTATGAGAAGCCTGTGAGGAGGAGGCCAGTCTGTCATTCAGGGACCTGAAGCCCACCATCTCCCTCCTATGTAACCAAAGGACATGCATTCATTTCTCACTCGGCTTTCAGTGACCGCAAATATGGCAGCTGATTGGGAAGAAATGGTTCTGTCGTAGAGGCAGAAGTTCAAAATCAGTGTGTGTTGTCACCTCCCCTGAGGGCCTGCGGGTCCTTACCACCGCCTGTGGTTCAAGCTGTTCTCCATTGGGAGGACCCATGGAACCCATGGCTGGAGGGGCCAAGCCAGCAGCACTGGGGTGGACAAGCTGCTCATGCCGAGGATGGCGGCTCTCTGTGAGCAGCAGGACTTGTGCTGGCTTCCAGCGCAGTCACAGACAGCGCTCAGCTATGCTGTGTCCCACCAGGGCACTGACACCAGGCTGATTAGCAAGACGGTGCAGGCCAGATTCAAGTGTATAGCGAGGAGTGGGGAACAACCAACCCTGGGCAAGCCTGGCTGCTTTGGTAAGGACTAACCCTAATGTTGGCCAGATGTCCATTCGCTGCTATCTCCCATGGACTCCTATGACAGCTGGTCTTGTCAGCCCGATGGAATTCAGTCATCCAAGAAACAAAGCCCTGGGCATGTATGAGGGTTCCTAGGTGGGACGAAGAGATGTGGGGGGGACCCATCTTAAGACTTGATGGCAGCATCCCATGGGCTAAGAAAGTGAGCTGTACACCAGTCCCagcctctcccccaacccccatgtgaGTGTGGCGTGGTGTCCATGTGTGTGCGTTCACTGGGAGTGGCCGGCCGTCTtaagctccacccccaaccccgggGTGGGGACCTCGGTCACAGGAACATGTTCTAGGCTCTACCTGTCCTTACGGGACCCTCTGGTCTCAATCCAAGCTTCAGAGCAGCCCTGCCTTCGAGGTTAGGCTAAGCTCATGCAGAGTCAAAACTCCAGCTTAGGCCAGAAAGGCGACTCCATGTTTTAATACAGGATTTCCCACTGTCCGTGCCCCGTGGGTTCTATCGGCACTCTGGTCTTTTCCTGTGGCTAGTACACTACACATTGTTCACCTGCTTCCCCAGTTCGTACAGGAGGAaggcagccacacacacacacacacacacacacacacacacacacacacacacacacacagacacgcacacagagagagagagagagagagagacacgcacacacacacagacacgcacacacacagagacagacacacagacacacacagacacacagacacatacacagagagagacacgtacacacacagacacgtacacacacagagagatagacacatacacacacagagacagacacacacacacacagacaaacagacacgcacagacacaccaCTACCTACCCTGTCTCGCTCCTTCCTCAGCACAGTCCCAGATCTGGAAGCTGTGGGTTTAATCTCAAGGGGACAGGTAGAGAAGCAGTAGCAACCCTGTGTCGTCTTTGGACACATATAAAGGAAGGCCCCTCCGCCCAGGTCATCTCTCAGTGACACTTGGTGACAGCCCTCTCGTCCACCACCCAGCCAGCACACGTTGACCTACCTGTCAAGAGCTGCAGTCACATTGCTCAGTCCGTCAGGGAAACTAGTTTGTCTGTTCTGCCAGTGGTAACACCATGTCTGAGTTTACCACTGAGAGGAACTCTCAGCTAAGTGAGGAATGTGTGGTGCCAGGGATAGGAACTCAGGGTATAGGGGACTCCGAGGTCGTGGTCTCACACTCAGCTAATCGCAAACCCAAAACAAGGGGACAGTGTGCATTTTAATGTTAAAACCCACTTTGTGTTCTCAAATaaaaagggaatttttttttttatttcacgaACAGTTGTTtggtccaattttttttttccagaatggcAGTCCTCCTATACAGAGTGCCAGTTCCTGGCTCTCACCCCAGTGTCCAAACAAACCCACAGCCCAGGAGGCCGCTGCTCATCATTTATTCTCAGTTAGCGCCATCTCCAAGGAGACGGCCTCTGCCTTGCTGGAAGGAGTGACGGGAAGCCAGGGGTGAAGGCACTGATTTTTGCCCAGGATAGCTCTCTGACGCTGGCCTTGTCTCCATGGCTACACAGGAGGCATCACACCACATTTTGGGGGTTATCCACTCTGCCCAGAAAGTGCAGCGCGCCTGAGTCCCGCTCGTAGATGGCGAACAGGAACGGGCTGCTCAGGGTCACATCCAGCGCCTCGGGTGAGCCAGGCTGCTGGGCAGACTCTGTGGGCGGCTCTTCCTCGCCTGCTTGGAGTTCAAGGAGGATGCTGTTGAGAACCTGCAAAGCAGAGACATCTCTCCTTCAGGAGGGATTACAGGACAGGGACTGGGCTCAACTGCCCCGAGGGGGGACACTGTCCAGCCTGCCAGAAGGCAATGTGTACACACTGTCCTCTACGTGGGGGCTGAGCACCGACACCCAGCTCCCATAGAGGCTCCTGTTCAGCGTGCCCCGTCTCCACCTGCCATCTTGAGGGAACTCTCCAATATTTGGCTAATCGGCATGGCTGGCCCATGCTTTCTCTAGTGACTCCCCTctgtttcccagcatcctttgcaaCGTCAACAGTATCCAGACACCTCCTCTGTTTTACATagttctctgtcttctgcagaGATGCTCTCCAAAGAAGTTGCAGATCAGGGCATCGGGGCATCCCCGTCCTAATCTACCTCAGCTTCGTGGAGGATGCAAAGCTGGACTAAGCAGGAACAGAGATGGGCCAGGAACCAGAGATGCCAAGAGAGCTGAGGGAGACCGCTGTAACCCATGCCACTGGGAGCCAGAGAGCCCTGGCAGTGCCTACTGGGCctgctctttccttcctgccctgcTGACCCTGCACACAGCTTCCTCCATGTGGCCATCCACCCGCCCATCCTCccctgagacacagccagggcAGCACTCACCTCTCCCACTCGGGGGTTGGTGTCACCCATCTTGCCCAGATTTGCCTCAGCACCCAAAAGGGTAGACAGCTTGGCCTGAGCCAGCAGGTCCTGCAGGTTGTAGGATCCCCGAATTTCCAGCTGCGGCAGGGTCAGACGGATGGCCCTGTGGAGATAATGCCTTTAGGGTGCTGGGGAGCTCCCACCCACTGAGAAAGGAGAGTAACTGCTCAGCCAGCCCGTGTTGTGCAGCTATGTCCCGAGTTGAAACAGTTGCATAAGACACAGCTGGGAACCGGTGCTCTGGAAGCTGGGAGAGCCACGGGCTCCTTCTAGCATTGTATAAACAGGAAATAGTGGATGGGGTAGGAGGACTGGTAGAGATGCCTCAGGTTGTTCAGGGAGCTCCAAGGGTGCAGCTTCCACGGGTGGTCGCCCATGCTGCCTCACGGAGGTAAACACAATGAATGCTCTGAATGACCAAATCCTACTCGGAGGGAATTGATTCTTCGCTCCGAAGTCGCTGCCCTATCTGAGGTGAATACATATTTGCTTGTGTATACGCCCAGACGGGTCACACAACACAGGACGTTGTCACCCCAAGGAACTTCttggaaacacacacaacaaaacctCCTGAAACAGGAGGAGAACCTGGAACATCTACTGTGGAGAGCTCGGGGCTGGTGGGCAGCTGTCTGCCCTTCATTCTCAGCCCGCCTGCGTGAGGAACACCTTCCCTGGAAAAGCCAAAGATGCTTTTGAGTAACTGGCTATTAGCCTGACAGACAGAGTACCTCAACCCTATCATCCAGGCGCTTGAGAATCAGAGGTGGGGAAATTACCACAAACTCTAGATGCtctctaaaaaccaaaatgcTAATGAGATAGtgcccgcccccacccccactcccacccctgctggatagttttatgttaacttgacacaagctagagtctcaACTAAGAGAGTGCCTCCTttaagatcaggctgtagacaggcctgtagggcattttcttaattagtgattgatgggggaggggctggcccATGGTGGGCGGTTCCACCCTGGAAtggtggtcctggttctataataaagcaggctgGTCAAGCCAGGAGGAACAAGTCAGTGAACAGcgcccctccatgacctctgcatcagctcctgctcccaggttcctgtcgtttgagttcctgtcctgtcttccttcagtgatgggctaTGATCTAGAAGTGTAAACcagatgaaccctttcctccccaacttgcatttTGGTCACGATGCTTCCTTGCAGCAAATATTAACCCTAAAAACAGCCCCGGTTGGGTCCTTGCCTCCCCGTGGAGGAAGGTTGTATCCGTAACCTCACAGATAACAGCCATACCCGCAACCACACTGCTCCCGATGgcaggatggggggaggggtggtgacAGGACAGACCTGGACAGGCTGACGTGTGAGCGTGCATTGGGTACCATTCATGCAAATCTACTTCCCAAGGGTCCCACAGGCTTCCTACCGAGGAGGCGGGTTCTTTATCCAAGTCAGGAAGTCGTGCTGGAAGACGAGGGCCTCCACCCTGTCGAGATCTGAGGCGCACTGGGGCTGGATCAGCAGCAGGGTGACGCTCTCACCCAGGGGCACGCGTGTCACGGAGAAGTTGTTCTGGGCGTCACTCCAGTGCTGGAAGTTGCCAGTGCCCGAGAGCATGGGCACAGACACTGAGGTGCTGTTGTCCACCCAGAACTCATGGAGCCCAGTCAGCTGGGAGAAGCCTCTCATCTTCCCTGAAAGcaacagagaccaaaggaaactCAACcaggggtaggatggggaggcagggctGGAACTCTCCCACCCtggcccctgcctcagcttcctcacctcTACGCCCTCTGTGATGCTGCACTGACCTGGAGACGTCACCCTCAGGTGCTCTCTGATGCTACTTCTAATTGTAGCCACTTGAGTTCCCTGCAGAGACCCCAAGAGCAGCAAAAAAACACAGCCCATGTTGGTGTGGAGTCTGAGGTCTCACATCGGACACCCGAGGGACTCAGTCTGCTCCTACCTGAACAGACAAGCTCAACCCAGACCCGTTCTGGTTTGCAAACTCACTCTTTAGAACCTCAGACATTAttatggtctggagagatggctccatggataaCTTGGCTCTATGGGCCTGATGACCTGCACCTACAGCCCCAGTCCCTCGTAAGAGCCAGGCattgggctggagcgatggctcagcggttaagagcactgactgctcttccagaggtcctgagttcaattctcagcaaccacatggtggctcacaaccatctgtaatgggatgtgatgcccccttctggtgtgcaagtgtacctgcaggcagaactctatacataataaatcaatgaagaaaaaagaaatgagaaatgtgAAACAGGACAAGGCTTTGAGAGAGATGTGAAGCTGTCTGTTTCCTGTTCTCCCTATGCTCCCCGGATCCTTCCCTGTTCACCAGTCCTATTATGGACTGAGTAAACTTCCCCTGGTCATGTCCCTTAGTGTCATGGAACCCACCAGGGCTATTCAAGCTCTGGAGACATCAAGTACTGGGCAAAGAACACTGTAGAGACCACGAGTCCAAGGCCTTGAGGCTTCGCTAGATACAAATGCTTAACTGTCCCCAATGCTATTGCTAAGGGGACCTGGAGTTTGTGAGGCAGTCTGCAACCTCATGGGTGTGAGGAAGAGGACAAGCCTCTGGCGGATGGAGATGGGCAGGAAAGGCCAAACAGCAGTGAGATCAGGACAGAGTACGAGTGAGCATCCAGGCCTCTGAGTGCTGGCACAACTCATtttttgccccacccccaacctctcctcttttccttcctcatttccttcttttttcttttcttccctctccctctcttcctcttccttcattttcccaccctctttttccccctcctccacttccccctccctttcctctttctcctcttcttcctccccttattcccccttcctcctgccattcctcctctttttcctcctcccatttctcctctcctccctcctcccaatcctccttcccctcttcccactcctcctctttttccttctccttccccttcctttgcttttcctcctcccactcctcctcctccccgttCCTTCTCTcgctcctctccccctccctcctcgcctccctctccccccctcctccactccttccCTACGCCCTCCTCTGTTCCCTGCTGGCCCCACAGTCTGGGGTGTGAAAACAGGCATTCTCTACATCAAGCCGTCACTGACACTGATGCCCTGTAGAAGTGCTCCTTTCTCAGTGATCGTCCTCCCAGGGTGACACTGATGCCCTGTAGAAGTGCTCCTTTCTCAGTGATAGTCCTCCCAGGGTGACACTGATGCCCTGTAGAAGTGCTCCTTTCTCAGTGATAGTCCTCCCAGGGTTTCCCACAGGGACTATGGCTCAGTTCTGGGTTCCTTTCCGACTCACACAGGTGTAGCCACCCTCCACCAGCCTCAGGGCTGCCTCTTTCCCTCCACATTctaccccgccccccacccctttcccagtCTCAAAGCAGGCCAAGGTCTTTCCCCACATGAATTTATAGGCTGCAAAGATATTGTCAGTGGCCCAGTCATCcctgatccttctacctctacCCCAGACTGTGATGTCTCCCTGCTGCTGGCCCCATTGGTCACCCCTCCCCTAGTAACCATCAATCTGAAGACCTGGGGCCCTGGCACATGTTCTCAGGACGGTGTCCCTGGACCCCTgcacaccctgcacacacacacacacacacacacacacacacacacacacacacacacacacacacacccctgccatgCTGTCGTGGGCCAAGGTCCAATGTCCTAGGAATAAAACTGTCCCCCTCAGCCCACTGGAAAAAGAGCATCCTCCCAGGGTCTGCCCTCTCTGAGCCCAGCCCCTGCACACTCCTAACCTGGTCTCCCAAGGATGTCTGCCCGTGGCCTTCTCCAGCCTGTTACAactcactcccttcctcctcagttaGTGTTGTTCCCTGCAGTGCTGCCCCAGGCATTTGCCCTGGGGGAGTCTCCATACTTGCTGACGTCTCTTGAGAAACCAGGAGGGTCAGGATCTCTTGCCCCTCGGAGCCCCCTGCCCGGTTTACAAGTAGAAACAGACGGGCAACTTCTCGGACAGGGATATACGGCAGCTCcctgtgtgagggagggagtaAGCTGGGTGTTCCTGCGTGGGTCGGCCACTCTAGCCTCAAGAGCATCACCCAGCCCAGAAGGGCAGTTGGGCAGGGCCATGCCATCTTGAGTCAGGTTATCTTTTTTGGTCTCCAGGGAGTCACTGGTAACACAGAGGCAGAAACCTGTCATCTCTATTCCCTCTCACGCATGAACCGTGGGGATGCCATAGAAACCCAGCCAGGGCCAATGACCCAAGTGTTTGCCTCACCTTGGAAGTGAACGTAGGTGTTGAAAAGTAGGGTGCTGTCCGTGCTGACCCCCTCCAGTGGCAAGTTCATCTTCCACCCTGTCACAGCCTGCACAAACCTGTTGATTTTCTGGGCAGCAAGAACTGGGTCAGTGGATAAGTCCAGAGAGCGAGGGAAGATGGCGGGGGTGAAGGGACCCAAGCTCTCAACAAATGGCTGTTTCAGGCGCAAGCCTGGGGCAGTGAAGAGGCCCACCACGGTGGACTGTAGCAGGGGTGTCTGGCTGCTGCTTCCACCCTGGGTGACCAGCAAGCCCTGGACAGCCTGCAGGGCAGTGAGGACCTTGTGTCCGTCCAGTCGGGAGGTGCAGTCTCCCTCCTTCACAGGGACGCCCAGCAGCACCTGCAGCTGGCTGGCCGTGGGATCCAACGATCCAAGGTAGAAAGAGACCAGGGTGCCAAAGAGGGCCGGTGGAGAGAGGACGGCCCCACTGGCCACACCTCTTGCCTCGCTCAGCATCTTGTACATGCGGAAACCCATGAAGTTGGCGATCATCGCGACCTGGGCGGCTCGCTGCCGATCCTCGGCCCCTAGCTTCTCAGTGGCCAGCACGAGCTTATCGCGCAGGGTCTTCTCATCCACGGGGGAGGTCTTGGCCTGAATGGGCACAGGCTCAAAGGTTGGCTCTGGGAGCGTCTCCACGCTGGGGTTCTCCAGCTGGGCGCAGGCGCTCTTGCTGTAGTAGAGGAGATGAAAGGGGTGGATGTATACGCGGTCCCCAGCTGTCAGGCTGCCCCAGGTCAGGATGCAGAAGATGGTGGCCTTCAGGCCTGCCCCCGTGGGAGTCATCACGGATCTGTGGGCTTGCTTCCGTGTGTCCTGGAATAACGGGTTTTTTGTGAGAGTGACAAGTGGTTATTTGGAGCCCTGAAGCCAAACCTTTAGTTGCCCTGGTATTCCCCGTGGCTGTG is a window of Rattus rattus isolate New Zealand chromosome 17, Rrattus_CSIRO_v1, whole genome shotgun sequence DNA encoding:
- the Agt gene encoding angiotensinogen, with the translated sequence MTPTGAGLKATIFCILTWGSLTAGDRVYIHPFHLLYYSKSACAQLENPSVETLPEPTFEPVPIQAKTSPVDEKTLRDKLVLATEKLGAEDRQRAAQVAMIANFMGFRMYKMLSEARGVASGAVLSPPALFGTLVSFYLGSLDPTASQLQVLLGVPVKEGDCTSRLDGHKVLTALQAVQGLLVTQGGSSSQTPLLQSTVVGLFTAPGLRLKQPFVESLGPFTPAIFPRSLDLSTDPVLAAQKINRFVQAVTGWKMNLPLEGVSTDSTLLFNTYVHFQGKMRGFSQLTGLHEFWVDNSTSVSVPMLSGTGNFQHWSDAQNNFSVTRVPLGESVTLLLIQPQCASDLDRVEALVFQHDFLTWIKNPPPRAIRLTLPQLEIRGSYNLQDLLAQAKLSTLLGAEANLGKMGDTNPRVGEVLNSILLELQAGEEEPPTESAQQPGSPEALDVTLSSPFLFAIYERDSGALHFLGRVDNPQNVV